One segment of Capnocytophaga sp. oral taxon 878 DNA contains the following:
- a CDS encoding VOC family protein: MRQKLTLITLGVRNFQKSLRFYEGLGWQKSDKSMEDYALFPLGGIALGLYPLEELSADSTLPYEPSTFAGITISYNTTSEGEVDAVLAKVQELGATIVKPAQKVFWGGYSGYFKDLDGYVFEVAYNPFLELEENGNLKI; the protein is encoded by the coding sequence ATGAGACAGAAATTAACATTAATTACTTTGGGAGTTCGTAACTTTCAGAAATCTCTTAGATTTTATGAGGGTTTAGGTTGGCAAAAGTCTGATAAAAGTATGGAAGACTACGCTCTATTTCCTTTAGGGGGTATTGCGCTGGGATTGTACCCTTTAGAAGAACTTTCGGCAGACAGTACTTTGCCTTATGAGCCAAGTACATTTGCAGGGATTACTATCAGTTATAATACTACATCAGAAGGTGAAGTAGATGCGGTATTGGCTAAGGTTCAAGAACTAGGGGCAACAATAGTAAAACCAGCTCAGAAAGTATTTTGGGGAGGGTATAGTGGTTACTTTAAGGATTTGGACGGCTATGTATTTGAAGTTGCTTATAATCCTTTTTTGGAACTTGAAGAAAATGGTAATCTTAAAATTTAG
- a CDS encoding cellulose synthase family protein: MATIINYTIIVIYCMALLGIFLYSLSMLSLLLNYLKHRKQNDEAPKFNLLDPREIPYVTIQLPLYNEKYVVPRLLENIAKLEYPRNKLEIQVLDDSTDESVAETAALVKELQATGLDIQHIRRANREGFKAGALKEGLAVAKGEFVAIFDADFMPQPDWLKRTVIYFKDPEIGVVQTRWGHINRNYSILTKIQALALDVHFTLEQVGRNSKGYFINFNGTAGIWRKACIYDAGNWEGDTLTEDLDLSYRAQLKNWKFKYLEDVETPAELPVVISAARSQQFRWNKGGAENFRKSVGRVLAAKNIGWKTKFHGVMHLLNSSMFLWVFITAIFSVPMLYLKNMYGHLGWIFHFTSFFITSTIILFICYWFTYKNLQGKTFDDFLNYIKLFFTFFSVALGFSFHNTIAVLEGHSGKRSEFVRTPKFNISSLTDTWKNNKYINTKLSPNMIVEFFLMLYFIFGLYSAIRLNDFGMFPFHCMLTLGFGFVFFKSLTSKA; encoded by the coding sequence ATGGCAACAATTATTAATTACACTATCATCGTAATTTATTGTATGGCACTGTTAGGAATTTTTCTTTACAGTCTCTCGATGTTAAGTTTATTATTAAATTATTTAAAACACCGTAAGCAAAATGATGAGGCGCCTAAATTTAACCTGCTTGACCCTCGTGAAATTCCTTACGTGACCATTCAACTACCACTCTACAACGAAAAATATGTAGTACCACGTTTGCTAGAAAACATTGCTAAGTTAGAGTATCCGCGTAACAAGCTTGAGATACAAGTGTTGGATGACTCGACTGATGAATCGGTAGCAGAGACAGCTGCTCTTGTAAAGGAGTTGCAAGCTACAGGGTTAGACATTCAGCACATACGACGTGCTAACCGTGAGGGTTTTAAAGCAGGAGCCCTAAAAGAAGGTTTGGCAGTAGCTAAGGGAGAATTTGTAGCTATTTTTGATGCGGACTTTATGCCTCAGCCAGATTGGTTAAAACGTACAGTTATTTACTTTAAAGATCCAGAAATAGGGGTAGTACAGACGCGTTGGGGTCATATCAATAGAAATTACTCTATCCTTACTAAAATACAAGCCCTTGCTTTGGATGTGCACTTTACTTTGGAGCAGGTGGGACGTAACTCTAAGGGTTATTTTATTAACTTTAATGGTACTGCGGGTATTTGGCGTAAAGCTTGTATTTACGATGCAGGAAACTGGGAGGGAGATACACTAACAGAAGACCTTGACCTTAGTTATCGTGCACAGCTTAAGAATTGGAAGTTTAAGTATTTGGAAGATGTGGAAACTCCTGCTGAGTTACCAGTAGTAATTTCGGCAGCACGCTCTCAGCAGTTTCGTTGGAATAAGGGAGGGGCTGAGAACTTCCGCAAGAGCGTAGGTAGAGTACTTGCTGCTAAAAATATAGGTTGGAAGACTAAGTTTCACGGAGTGATGCACCTTTTAAACAGCTCGATGTTTTTATGGGTATTTATTACTGCTATATTTAGTGTTCCGATGTTATATCTTAAGAATATGTATGGACACTTGGGATGGATATTCCATTTTACTAGTTTCTTTATTACAAGTACCATTATTCTTTTTATTTGTTATTGGTTTACTTATAAGAACTTACAAGGGAAGACTTTTGATGACTTTTTGAATTATATAAAGTTATTCTTTACATTCTTCTCAGTAGCTTTAGGGTTTTCTTTCCATAATACTATTGCAGTACTTGAAGGGCATAGTGGAAAACGCAGTGAGTTTGTACGTACACCTAAGTTTAACATTAGTTCACTTACCGATACGTGGAAAAATAATAAATATATCAATACGAAACTATCGCCTAATATGATAGTAGAGTTTTTCTTGATGTTGTATTTTATTTTTGGATTGTACAGTGCTATTCGACTTAATGACTTTGGTATGTTTCCATTCCACTGTATGCTTACCTTAGGTTTTGGTTTTGTATTTTTCAAATCACTTACCTCAAAAGCATAG
- a CDS encoding nitronate monooxygenase family protein: MKTRITELFNIQYPIIQGGMIWASGWRLASAVSNAGGLGLLGAGSMHPETLAEHIRKCKAATDRPFGVNIPIMYPEMDKAIEVILREGVKIVFTSAGNPATYTSLLQKEGIKVVHVVSSSKFAQKAQAAGVDAVVAEGFEAGGHNGREETSTMVLIPSVRKVLDIPLIAAGGIATGNGMLAALALGAEGVQIGSRFVATTEASVHSNFKEKVVAAGEGDTELTLKELAPVRLLKNGFYEQVKELYNTQQATIENLKALVGNRRTKQGMFEGDMEQGELEIGQVASLITKVQSVQEVICELVTDCETEMQRLKSLLISH, encoded by the coding sequence ATGAAAACAAGAATAACAGAACTTTTTAATATTCAATACCCTATAATTCAGGGAGGAATGATATGGGCAAGTGGCTGGCGATTGGCTTCGGCAGTAAGTAATGCAGGAGGTTTGGGTCTGTTAGGAGCAGGCTCTATGCATCCTGAAACCCTTGCAGAACACATACGCAAATGTAAAGCGGCTACAGATAGACCTTTTGGAGTGAATATTCCTATTATGTATCCTGAAATGGATAAGGCTATTGAAGTGATTTTGAGAGAAGGAGTAAAGATAGTTTTTACTTCGGCAGGTAATCCAGCAACCTATACATCTCTACTACAAAAAGAAGGCATAAAAGTAGTACACGTGGTGAGCAGTAGTAAATTTGCACAAAAAGCACAAGCCGCTGGAGTTGATGCTGTAGTGGCAGAAGGATTCGAAGCGGGTGGTCATAATGGGCGAGAGGAAACTAGTACTATGGTACTTATTCCTTCAGTACGTAAAGTATTAGATATTCCACTTATTGCTGCAGGAGGAATTGCGACTGGTAATGGGATGCTTGCTGCTCTTGCATTGGGTGCGGAAGGAGTACAGATAGGGAGTAGATTTGTCGCTACTACAGAGGCTTCTGTACATTCTAATTTTAAAGAAAAAGTAGTAGCAGCAGGTGAAGGAGATACTGAGCTTACATTGAAAGAATTAGCTCCAGTAAGGTTGCTTAAAAATGGGTTTTATGAGCAAGTAAAAGAACTATATAATACCCAACAAGCTACTATTGAGAACCTAAAAGCCTTAGTGGGTAATCGCCGTACTAAACAAGGAATGTTTGAAGGAGATATGGAACAAGGGGAATTAGAAATAGGACAAGTAGCCTCACTTATAACAAAAGTGCAAAGTGTACAAGAGGTTATTTGTGAGCTTGTGACAGACTGCGAAACTGAGATGCAACGGTTAAAAAGTTTGCTCATATCGCATTAA
- a CDS encoding peroxiredoxin-like family protein, with product MKILKTLLFAILLAVVPIYGQDASKALKVGDKAPNFTLKNALGKKVKLSTLLKKGNVVLTWYRGGWCPYCNRALQSWQEALPEVKSQGATFIALTPELPDRSLSTKEKHHLQFEVLTDLNNQVASSYGLVFTLDEATASRYEQGFGLSAYNGNNSNQLPMPATYIIDQKGIIQYAFVNPDYTQRANTEEVIKKLKEIK from the coding sequence ATGAAAATACTCAAAACACTATTATTTGCTATCTTGTTGGCAGTAGTGCCTATTTATGGGCAAGATGCATCCAAAGCACTAAAAGTGGGCGATAAAGCACCTAATTTTACACTTAAAAATGCTTTAGGTAAAAAAGTAAAACTCTCTACTTTGCTGAAAAAAGGAAATGTAGTACTCACTTGGTATCGCGGTGGTTGGTGCCCGTACTGTAATCGTGCATTACAAAGCTGGCAAGAAGCCCTACCCGAAGTCAAAAGTCAAGGTGCTACTTTTATAGCTTTAACCCCCGAACTCCCCGATCGTAGCTTATCAACCAAAGAAAAACATCATTTACAATTTGAAGTTCTAACAGACTTAAATAATCAAGTAGCTAGTTCTTATGGTTTGGTTTTTACATTAGACGAAGCTACAGCCTCTCGGTATGAACAAGGTTTTGGTCTATCTGCTTATAATGGCAATAATTCAAACCAATTACCTATGCCAGCCACTTACATTATCGATCAAAAAGGAATAATACAATATGCTTTCGTCAATCCCGATTATACCCAACGGGCTAATACTGAAGAAGTCATTAAAAAATTAAAAGAGATAAAGTAA
- the bioA gene encoding adenosylmethionine--8-amino-7-oxononanoate transaminase, which yields MNLQERDEQHLWHPYTQHQTAAKPIGIVKGKGALLWDEEGNEYIDAIASWWVNPYGHSNERLAQAAYKQLTQLEHVLFGGFTHKPAVELGEKLISILPKNQQKVFFSDNGSTAVEIGIKMALQYFYNKGEKRFTVIAFEGAFHGDTFGAMAASGISFFTEAFKEHLLKVVRIPLPKKGSKAAAEAMKAVIAEHQPAAFIFEALVQGASGMQIYEPEALDELIDIAKSHNVITIADEVMTGFGRTGRTFASDYLKHKPDIMCLSKALTGGTIPLAITTATQEIFDGFYSKDVNKALFHGHTFTANPTGCAIALEAISILESDEMQANLKRIAQRHQQFLERIAKYPEVENPRTLGVILAFDLKTNQNTDYYGAFRDKLYNFFISKGVILRPVGNIIYILPPYIITDEQLNKVYDVLEEAILLFK from the coding sequence ATGAATTTACAAGAACGAGACGAACAGCATTTATGGCACCCTTATACGCAGCACCAAACAGCTGCCAAACCGATAGGTATTGTAAAGGGAAAAGGAGCCCTCTTGTGGGATGAGGAAGGCAATGAGTATATTGACGCTATTGCAAGCTGGTGGGTGAATCCTTATGGGCATAGTAATGAACGGCTGGCGCAAGCAGCTTATAAGCAACTTACGCAGCTAGAACACGTACTTTTTGGAGGTTTTACACACAAACCAGCAGTAGAATTGGGGGAGAAACTTATAAGCATACTACCTAAAAACCAGCAGAAAGTATTCTTTTCGGATAATGGTTCGACAGCTGTAGAGATAGGCATTAAGATGGCGTTACAGTACTTTTACAACAAAGGAGAAAAACGCTTCACGGTAATAGCTTTTGAGGGGGCTTTTCACGGAGATACTTTTGGTGCTATGGCAGCATCGGGGATTTCTTTTTTTACTGAAGCCTTTAAAGAGCATTTGCTGAAAGTAGTGCGCATCCCCCTACCTAAAAAAGGCAGTAAAGCAGCAGCTGAGGCAATGAAAGCTGTAATTGCGGAGCATCAGCCCGCTGCTTTTATATTTGAGGCTTTGGTTCAGGGAGCATCGGGAATGCAGATATACGAGCCAGAAGCTTTGGATGAGTTGATAGATATAGCTAAATCACACAATGTAATTACCATAGCCGATGAGGTAATGACTGGATTTGGGCGTACAGGACGTACTTTTGCATCGGACTATTTGAAGCACAAACCCGATATAATGTGCTTATCAAAAGCGCTTACTGGAGGTACCATTCCGCTCGCAATAACAACAGCTACCCAAGAGATATTTGATGGTTTTTATAGCAAAGATGTAAATAAAGCTCTTTTTCACGGACATACCTTTACTGCTAACCCTACGGGTTGTGCAATAGCATTGGAAGCTATCAGTATTTTGGAAAGCGATGAGATGCAGGCTAACCTAAAACGAATAGCACAGAGACATCAGCAGTTTTTGGAGCGTATTGCTAAATACCCAGAGGTAGAAAATCCGCGTACATTAGGTGTTATTTTGGCTTTTGATTTGAAAACGAACCAGAATACAGATTACTACGGAGCTTTTAGAGATAAACTTTATAATTTCTTCATATCAAAAGGAGTTATATTACGACCTGTGGGGAATATTATCTATATTTTACCACCATATATCATTACTGATGAACAGCTAAATAAAGTATATGATGTACTAGAAGAAGCTATATTATTATTCAAATAA
- the nth gene encoding endonuclease III, translating into MRKAEKVKFIIDTLEEIYPEISIPLAHTSPYTLLIAVLLSAQTTDARVNQITPTLFAKADNPYDMVLLTVDEIKEIIKPLGLSPQKSKGIHGLSQILIDKYEGEVPQTFEALEALPSVGHKTASVVLSQAFGIPTFPVDTHIHRLMYRWGLSDGSSVTQTEKDAKRLFPKEKWNKLHIQIILYGREYSPARGWNLDKDIITKSIIQSKK; encoded by the coding sequence ATGAGAAAAGCTGAAAAAGTAAAATTTATTATTGATACCTTAGAAGAGATATATCCGGAGATAAGCATTCCGCTGGCGCATACAAGTCCGTACACACTGCTTATTGCGGTATTGCTATCGGCACAGACAACTGATGCGCGGGTGAACCAGATTACCCCTACCCTATTTGCTAAGGCTGACAATCCTTATGATATGGTACTACTAACGGTAGATGAGATTAAGGAGATTATCAAACCACTAGGATTATCGCCGCAAAAATCAAAAGGAATACACGGTTTGTCGCAAATACTAATAGACAAATACGAGGGAGAGGTGCCGCAGACCTTTGAAGCCTTGGAGGCATTGCCATCGGTAGGACATAAAACGGCAAGTGTGGTACTTTCACAGGCTTTTGGCATTCCGACATTTCCGGTAGACACCCATATTCACAGGCTGATGTATAGGTGGGGATTATCGGACGGGAGTTCGGTAACACAAACTGAGAAAGATGCAAAACGATTGTTCCCAAAGGAAAAGTGGAATAAACTACACATACAAATTATACTATACGGACGAGAATACAGCCCCGCGAGAGGTTGGAACCTTGATAAAGATATTATTACAAAAAGCATTATACAATCAAAAAAATGA
- the gyrA gene encoding DNA gyrase subunit A produces the protein MTEGEKLIPVDISEEMKSAYIDYSMSVIVSRALPDVRDGLKPVHRRVLYGMFDMGVLSNRPYKKSAAVVGEVLGKYHPHGDTAVYDTMVRMAQYWSLRYMLVDGQGNFGSMGGDSPAAMRYTEARMRKFAEDMLIDIDKETVDHQLTYDDSREEPTVLPTRIPNLLVNGSAGIAVGMATNMAPHNLSEVIDGTIAYIDNNDIEIDELIKYIKAPDFPTGGIIYGYEGVKDAFHTGRGRVIVRAKAEFQEVRGKECIVVTEVPYQVNTAELIKKTADLIKDGKLEGITDVRDESARGKIRIVYILKRDAVPNVVLNNLFKHTELQTSFSVNNIALVNGRPQLLNLKELIYHFVEHRHDVVYRRTDFELRRAKERIHILEGFMKVMATEDTMGKAIEIIRFHDKPKEDLIAEFDLTDVQAEAILALALRRINKALILQTKEEYEEKLAEIRNLEDILARKERRVEIIKEELLEIKEKYGDERKSVIEYAGGEFSVEDMIPDDKMVITISHAGYIKRTPLTEYKTQSRGGVGQKASTTRDQDFLEHLFVSSNHQYLLFFTQKGKCFWMRVYEIPEGSKTAKGRAVQNLINIEQDDKIKAFVSVQNLKDEEYINNNYLVMATKQGVVKKTLLKEYSRPRQNGINAITIKEGDELIEAKLTSGNSQLMLAVKSGRAIRFEEDKVRSVGRNSQGVRGIDLDTETDEVVGMIAIENPREETVLVVSENGYGKRSYIDDPETHEAVYRMTNRGGKGVKTISITEKTGQLVAIKSVLEGEDLMIINKSGIAIRLSIDTLRISGRATQGVKLINIKGKDSIAAVTKVMKEDDEEGDPTEEVALPTEE, from the coding sequence ATGACAGAAGGAGAAAAACTGATTCCTGTTGATATCAGCGAAGAGATGAAATCCGCTTACATCGATTATTCGATGTCGGTAATCGTTTCCCGTGCACTACCCGATGTGCGTGATGGTCTCAAACCTGTGCACCGCCGCGTACTCTACGGTATGTTCGATATGGGGGTGCTCAGCAATCGCCCTTATAAAAAGTCCGCAGCCGTAGTGGGTGAAGTACTCGGTAAATACCACCCCCACGGCGATACCGCAGTTTATGACACTATGGTGCGTATGGCTCAGTATTGGAGCCTCCGCTATATGCTCGTCGATGGGCAAGGTAACTTCGGTTCTATGGGCGGCGACTCACCAGCGGCTATGCGTTATACAGAAGCTCGTATGCGCAAATTCGCCGAAGATATGCTGATAGATATCGATAAGGAAACGGTAGACCACCAACTCACGTACGACGACTCTCGCGAAGAGCCTACCGTACTCCCCACTCGTATTCCCAACCTGCTCGTGAACGGCTCCGCAGGTATCGCCGTAGGTATGGCTACCAATATGGCTCCCCACAACCTTAGTGAAGTCATTGATGGTACTATTGCCTATATCGATAACAACGATATTGAAATCGATGAACTTATCAAATACATCAAAGCCCCCGACTTCCCTACCGGAGGTATTATCTATGGCTACGAAGGCGTAAAAGATGCTTTTCATACAGGGCGTGGCCGCGTAATCGTACGTGCCAAAGCCGAGTTCCAAGAAGTACGCGGCAAAGAGTGTATCGTAGTTACCGAAGTACCTTACCAAGTAAATACAGCCGAACTTATCAAAAAAACAGCCGACCTTATAAAGGACGGTAAGTTAGAAGGCATCACCGATGTACGTGATGAGTCCGCTCGTGGCAAAATACGCATAGTATATATCCTAAAACGCGATGCTGTACCTAATGTGGTACTAAACAATTTATTTAAACATACTGAATTACAAACTTCTTTCAGTGTGAATAACATCGCTTTGGTTAATGGTCGCCCACAGCTGCTTAACCTCAAAGAACTTATATATCACTTTGTCGAGCATCGCCACGATGTGGTATACCGCCGCACCGATTTTGAATTGCGCCGTGCCAAAGAACGTATCCACATCTTGGAAGGCTTTATGAAAGTAATGGCTACCGAAGATACTATGGGTAAAGCCATCGAAATTATACGTTTCCACGACAAACCTAAAGAAGATTTAATTGCCGAGTTCGATCTTACCGATGTACAAGCCGAAGCTATCTTAGCCTTAGCCCTACGTCGTATCAACAAAGCATTGATTCTACAAACCAAAGAAGAATACGAAGAAAAATTAGCCGAAATACGCAATTTAGAAGATATTTTAGCACGCAAAGAACGCCGTGTCGAAATCATCAAAGAAGAACTTTTAGAGATAAAAGAAAAATACGGTGATGAGCGCAAATCAGTAATTGAATACGCAGGCGGCGAGTTCAGTGTAGAGGATATGATCCCCGATGATAAAATGGTAATAACCATTTCACACGCAGGCTACATCAAGCGTACTCCTCTTACCGAGTACAAAACTCAAAGCCGCGGTGGGGTAGGGCAAAAAGCCTCTACCACCCGTGATCAAGACTTCTTAGAGCACCTATTCGTAAGCTCTAATCACCAATACCTCTTGTTCTTTACCCAAAAAGGTAAATGCTTCTGGATGCGAGTGTACGAAATACCCGAAGGTAGCAAAACAGCCAAAGGGCGTGCCGTACAAAACCTTATCAATATTGAACAAGATGATAAGATTAAGGCTTTCGTAAGCGTACAAAACCTCAAAGATGAGGAGTATATCAATAATAACTACCTCGTAATGGCTACCAAGCAAGGTGTCGTGAAGAAAACTTTATTAAAAGAATACTCACGTCCTCGCCAAAATGGTATCAACGCTATTACAATCAAAGAAGGTGACGAACTTATCGAAGCCAAACTTACTTCAGGTAACAGCCAGCTGATGTTGGCAGTGAAATCAGGACGTGCAATACGTTTTGAAGAAGATAAAGTACGTTCCGTAGGCCGTAACTCTCAAGGGGTACGCGGTATTGATCTCGATACCGAAACCGATGAAGTAGTAGGTATGATTGCTATTGAGAACCCTCGTGAGGAAACAGTCTTAGTAGTGTCAGAAAATGGTTACGGTAAGCGTTCATATATCGATGATCCCGAAACTCACGAAGCAGTATACCGTATGACCAATCGTGGCGGTAAAGGAGTGAAAACCATCTCTATTACCGAGAAAACAGGTCAGTTAGTAGCTATCAAGAGCGTATTAGAAGGCGAAGACCTGATGATTATCAACAAATCAGGTATAGCTATACGTCTCTCTATTGATACCCTACGTATTTCAGGACGTGCTACCCAAGGTGTAAAACTCATTAACATCAAAGGTAAAGACTCTATCGCAGCTGTTACTAAAGTAATGAAAGAAGATGATGAAGAAGGCGACCCTACCGAAGAAGTAGCACTGCCTACTGAAGAATAA
- a CDS encoding alpha/beta hydrolase, which translates to MKKYLLFSVIVFLSVGTLAQNKFKVTLDEARNGSYTITPQLPKDGMVKEGTVLTIKATPAKGYIFDSGYYSLVGQWGMMYYEEVTPEFKVKVDKNMNVGACFVPEATESNLNVVQDVVYAQPGVKPLKYDVYSPKGKQKLPCIVIIHGGGWSSNTESVMRGLARELANSGKYVVFNIDYRWIDKLDGDKTPTQLHQLVEDVYGALLHIMENAVKYGGDNTKLFLTGDSAGGHLSASAANFIERVGDRGFGKTQGVYEFLPTYMPKGKTLAEVRNELAKAIKAAAPSYGVFRPETFTFMFKSYPYLNEIAPINDIPEVSQRAVPQLLLRGSEDGLIKDEEVKTYERALSKAGQRVEYLQIGGANHAFFDWKPDIRTQDTFNKYGKYHALQMLLFFDSVLEGLK; encoded by the coding sequence ATGAAAAAATATTTACTATTCAGTGTTATTGTGTTCTTATCAGTAGGAACTTTAGCACAAAATAAGTTTAAAGTAACCCTTGATGAGGCTCGTAATGGCTCTTACACTATTACCCCTCAGCTTCCTAAAGATGGAATGGTAAAGGAAGGTACAGTACTCACCATTAAAGCAACTCCTGCCAAGGGCTATATTTTTGATAGTGGTTACTATTCATTGGTGGGACAATGGGGGATGATGTACTATGAAGAAGTTACCCCTGAGTTCAAGGTGAAAGTGGATAAAAATATGAATGTAGGGGCGTGTTTTGTGCCTGAAGCTACCGAATCTAATTTGAACGTAGTGCAGGATGTAGTATATGCGCAGCCTGGTGTGAAACCTCTTAAATATGATGTATATAGTCCTAAAGGAAAACAGAAGTTACCTTGTATTGTGATTATTCACGGAGGAGGGTGGAGTTCCAATACTGAATCGGTGATGAGAGGGTTGGCACGTGAGTTGGCTAATAGTGGTAAATATGTAGTTTTCAATATAGATTACCGCTGGATTGATAAATTAGATGGGGATAAAACACCTACACAATTACACCAACTAGTAGAAGATGTATATGGGGCTTTGCTTCATATTATGGAGAATGCTGTTAAGTATGGGGGTGATAACACCAAACTGTTTCTGACTGGTGACAGTGCAGGAGGACACTTATCGGCTTCGGCTGCTAATTTTATAGAGCGAGTAGGGGATAGAGGCTTTGGAAAAACACAAGGTGTTTATGAGTTTCTGCCTACTTATATGCCTAAAGGAAAAACTCTTGCTGAGGTGCGTAATGAATTGGCTAAAGCTATTAAAGCAGCAGCACCAAGCTATGGAGTTTTTAGACCTGAAACGTTTACTTTTATGTTTAAAAGTTATCCTTATTTAAATGAAATAGCTCCTATTAATGATATTCCCGAAGTTAGCCAAAGGGCAGTGCCTCAATTATTATTGCGAGGTTCGGAAGATGGACTTATTAAAGATGAGGAGGTAAAGACGTATGAGCGAGCACTATCTAAAGCAGGTCAGAGGGTGGAATATCTGCAAATAGGAGGTGCTAATCATGCTTTTTTTGATTGGAAACCAGATATTCGTACTCAAGATACTTTTAATAAGTACGGCAAATATCACGCCCTCCAAATGTTACTCTTCTTTGATTCGGTATTAGAAGGGTTAAAATAA